In the Pseudomonas orientalis genome, one interval contains:
- a CDS encoding DNA adenine methylase — protein MTNPIVPWMGGKRRLSKRLLALFPDHECYVEVFAGGAALYFKREQPARVEVLNDLNSDLVNLYRVVQHHLEGFVRQFKWALSSRQIFEWQKMTVAETLTDIQKAARFFYLQHHAFGAKATGQTFGTATTGRAINLLRIEENLSLAWQRLSGTYVENLPWLKCAEKYDRPHPCHYMDPPYWKTEGYGTDFGFDQYERMAEFMRACQGKVMVSINDHPDIRRVFEGFRMEAMDIRYSTANPRKGVAAKTGELAIMN, from the coding sequence ATGACAAACCCAATCGTTCCATGGATGGGCGGCAAGCGCCGTCTTTCGAAGCGCCTGCTGGCGCTGTTCCCAGACCACGAGTGCTACGTCGAAGTGTTTGCCGGCGGCGCTGCGCTGTACTTCAAGCGAGAGCAGCCCGCAAGGGTCGAGGTCTTGAATGATCTCAACAGCGATCTGGTAAACCTGTACCGCGTCGTCCAGCACCACCTGGAGGGATTCGTTCGTCAGTTCAAGTGGGCACTCAGCTCCCGTCAGATCTTCGAGTGGCAAAAGATGACAGTGGCCGAGACGCTGACGGATATCCAGAAGGCGGCCAGGTTTTTCTACCTCCAACACCACGCGTTCGGTGCAAAGGCCACAGGACAGACATTCGGAACCGCTACTACCGGCCGGGCCATCAACTTGCTGCGGATTGAGGAAAACCTATCGCTGGCTTGGCAGAGGCTATCGGGAACCTACGTGGAGAACCTGCCGTGGTTGAAGTGCGCTGAAAAGTACGATCGGCCCCACCCCTGCCACTATATGGACCCTCCGTACTGGAAAACCGAAGGCTACGGCACCGACTTCGGCTTTGACCAGTACGAGCGAATGGCCGAATTCATGCGCGCTTGCCAGGGCAAGGTGATGGTAAGCATCAACGATCATCCCGATATCCGGCGGGTGTTTGAGGGGTTTCGCATGGAGGCGATGGATATTCGTTACAGCACGGCCAACCCTCGGAAGGGAGTAGCCGCAAAAACAGGTGAGCTGGCGATCATGAACTAG
- a CDS encoding methyltransferase, producing MRARDVEARFQALDAFLIEHQGLWRPRPFTHLQLPWETEHPALSQWLRQRSLDDAETSHNRPHDLLAPAPFPQLAAQALRLSAVDKLPTHALAPAIHRLNVDVPGRKWQQIEAFGAALTFAAKPNHWLDWCAGKGHLGRRLLQPGQQLTCLEYDPALIASGKALSDHHGLPVTHSLQDVMAEVAISPEHTPVALHACGDLHVRMLQLASAAGCKQLALAPCCYNRINADRYQALSANARASALQLSIDDLGLPLSETVTAGNRVRRQRDTSMARRLGFDRLQRQLRGCDDYLPTPSLPAKWLDKSFAEYCRELAGLKGLSTGEQNWAVLEAHGWRRLAEVRNLELVRGLFRRPLELWLVLDRALFLMEQGYNVELGSFCEPTLTPRNLMVLAERD from the coding sequence ATGCGTGCCAGGGACGTTGAGGCACGCTTCCAGGCACTGGATGCGTTTCTGATCGAGCACCAGGGGCTGTGGCGACCACGGCCCTTTACCCATCTGCAATTACCCTGGGAAACCGAGCATCCCGCGTTATCGCAATGGCTACGCCAGCGCTCGCTGGACGACGCCGAGACCAGTCACAATCGTCCCCACGACCTGCTGGCTCCCGCGCCTTTTCCACAACTGGCGGCCCAGGCCCTGCGCCTCAGTGCTGTGGATAAGTTGCCGACCCACGCACTCGCCCCCGCAATCCATCGTCTGAACGTCGACGTTCCGGGCCGCAAGTGGCAACAGATCGAAGCCTTCGGCGCCGCCCTGACTTTTGCCGCAAAGCCCAACCACTGGCTGGACTGGTGCGCCGGCAAAGGCCACCTGGGCCGCCGCCTGCTGCAACCCGGCCAACAACTGACCTGCCTGGAATATGACCCGGCCCTGATTGCCTCAGGTAAAGCCTTGAGCGATCACCACGGCTTGCCCGTCACCCATAGCCTGCAGGACGTGATGGCAGAGGTGGCGATCAGTCCCGAACACACGCCAGTTGCCCTGCATGCCTGCGGCGACCTCCACGTGCGCATGCTCCAACTGGCCAGCGCTGCCGGCTGCAAACAACTGGCGCTGGCGCCCTGCTGCTATAACCGCATCAACGCCGATCGCTACCAAGCGCTGTCGGCGAACGCGCGCGCCTCCGCCCTGCAATTGTCGATCGATGACCTGGGCCTGCCGCTGAGCGAAACCGTCACCGCCGGCAACCGCGTACGCCGGCAACGCGATACCTCCATGGCCCGGCGCCTGGGCTTCGACCGCCTGCAACGGCAACTACGTGGTTGCGACGACTACCTGCCCACGCCATCCCTGCCCGCCAAATGGCTGGATAAATCTTTCGCTGAATATTGCCGGGAACTGGCGGGCCTCAAGGGCTTATCCACCGGTGAACAGAATTGGGCAGTGCTGGAAGCCCATGGCTGGCGTCGACTGGCCGAAGTACGAAACCTGGAGTTGGTCAGAGGCCTGTTTCGTCGCCCGCTGGAATTGTGGCTGGTGCTGGATCGGGCCCTGTTCCTGATGGAGCAAGGCTACAACGTCGAGTTGGGCAGCTTCTGTGAACCGACACTCACGCCACGCAACTTGATGGTGCTGGCAGAGCGCGATTAA
- a CDS encoding ABC transporter permease — MNWAVIIKWLPKLAQGATLTLELVAIAVIAGLLLAIPLGIARSSRRWYVSALPYAYIFFFRGTPLLVQLFLVYYGLAQFDAVRHSFMWPYLRDPFWCATATMTLHTAAYIAEILRGAIQAIPPGEIEAARALGMSRPKTLFYIILPRASRIGLPAYSNEVILMLKASALASTVTLLELTGMARTIIARTYLPVEIFFAAGLFYLLMAYVLVRGFKLLEKWLRVDACQGR, encoded by the coding sequence CTGAACTGGGCCGTGATCATCAAGTGGCTGCCTAAACTGGCCCAGGGCGCAACCCTGACCCTGGAGCTGGTGGCGATTGCCGTGATTGCCGGCCTGCTGCTGGCGATCCCGCTCGGCATCGCGCGCTCGTCGCGCCGCTGGTACGTGAGCGCCCTGCCCTATGCCTACATTTTCTTCTTCCGTGGCACGCCGCTGCTGGTGCAGTTGTTCCTGGTCTATTACGGCCTGGCGCAGTTCGACGCCGTGCGCCACAGCTTCATGTGGCCCTACCTGCGCGATCCGTTCTGGTGCGCCACCGCCACCATGACCCTGCACACCGCCGCCTATATCGCTGAAATCCTGCGCGGTGCGATCCAGGCCATTCCCCCGGGCGAGATCGAAGCCGCTCGCGCCTTGGGCATGTCCAGGCCCAAGACGCTGTTTTACATCATCCTGCCCCGCGCCTCGCGAATCGGCCTGCCGGCCTATAGCAACGAAGTGATCCTGATGCTCAAGGCCAGCGCTCTGGCCAGTACCGTGACCTTGCTGGAACTGACCGGCATGGCCCGGACCATCATCGCCCGCACCTACCTGCCCGTGGAGATCTTCTTCGCGGCCGGACTGTTCTACCTGTTGATGGCCTACGTGCTGGTGCGCGGTTTCAAACTGCTGGAGAAATGGCTGCGCGTCGATGCGTGCCAGGGACGTTGA
- a CDS encoding ABC transporter permease has protein sequence MNFDLYGFGPALAAGALMTVKLALTALCLGLVLGLAGALAKTSPYKPLQWLGGAYSTIVRGIPELLWVLLIYFGTVNLMRALGEFFGNPDLSLSAFAAGVIALGLCFGAYATEVFRGAILAIPKGHREAGVALGLSKIRIFTRLIMPQMWRIALPGLGNLFMILMKDTALVSVIGLEEIMRHAQIGVTVTKQPFTFFMVAAFMYLGLTVLAMTSMHFLEKRAARGFARSAQ, from the coding sequence ATGAATTTCGATCTCTACGGATTCGGCCCGGCGCTTGCCGCCGGCGCGCTGATGACCGTCAAACTGGCGCTCACGGCCTTGTGCCTGGGACTGGTGCTGGGCCTGGCCGGCGCCTTGGCCAAGACTTCGCCGTACAAGCCGCTGCAATGGCTGGGCGGTGCTTATTCGACCATCGTTCGCGGTATTCCCGAATTGCTGTGGGTGCTGCTGATTTATTTCGGCACCGTCAACCTGATGCGTGCCCTCGGGGAGTTCTTCGGTAACCCTGACCTGTCCCTGAGCGCCTTTGCCGCCGGGGTGATCGCCCTGGGCCTGTGCTTTGGCGCCTACGCCACGGAAGTGTTTCGCGGCGCGATCCTCGCCATTCCCAAGGGTCACCGCGAAGCCGGTGTGGCATTGGGGCTGTCGAAAATCCGGATTTTCACGCGGCTGATCATGCCGCAGATGTGGCGCATCGCCCTGCCGGGCCTGGGCAACCTGTTCATGATCCTGATGAAGGACACTGCGCTGGTATCAGTGATCGGCCTGGAAGAAATCATGCGCCACGCGCAGATCGGCGTGACCGTGACCAAGCAGCCGTTCACCTTCTTCATGGTCGCCGCATTCATGTACCTGGGCTTGACCGTACTGGCCATGACCAGCATGCACTTCCTGGAAAAACGCGCCGCCCGCGGCTTTGCAAGGAGCGCCCAATGA
- a CDS encoding ABC transporter substrate-binding protein: protein MQTYKKFLLAAAVSMAFSATAMAETLKMGIEAAYPPFNNKDASGNVVGFDKDIGDALCAKMKVEKCEVYVSDWDGIIPALNAKKFDFLVSSLSITDERKQAVDFTDPYYSNKLQFIAPKATADFKTDAAYLKGKVIGAQRATLAGTYLEDKLPDTEAKLYDTQENAYLDLTSGRLDGILADKYVQYEWLKSKDGSAYEFKGDPVVESDKIGIAVRKGDPLRERLNKALAEIKADGTYKKINDKYFPFSIE, encoded by the coding sequence ATGCAGACCTATAAAAAATTCCTTCTGGCCGCGGCCGTCTCGATGGCGTTCAGCGCCACGGCCATGGCAGAAACCTTGAAGATGGGGATCGAAGCGGCCTACCCGCCCTTCAACAATAAAGACGCCAGCGGCAATGTCGTCGGTTTCGACAAGGACATCGGCGACGCCCTGTGCGCCAAGATGAAAGTCGAGAAGTGCGAAGTGTATGTGTCCGACTGGGACGGCATCATCCCGGCTCTGAACGCCAAGAAGTTCGACTTCCTGGTGTCCTCGCTGTCCATCACCGATGAGCGCAAGCAGGCCGTCGACTTTACCGACCCGTACTACTCCAACAAGCTGCAGTTCATTGCGCCCAAAGCCACGGCGGATTTCAAGACCGACGCCGCCTACCTCAAGGGCAAGGTGATCGGTGCACAACGTGCAACGCTGGCCGGTACCTACCTGGAAGACAAGCTGCCCGACACCGAGGCCAAGCTGTATGACACCCAGGAAAACGCCTACCTCGACCTGACGTCCGGCCGCCTCGACGGCATCCTGGCCGACAAGTACGTGCAGTACGAATGGCTCAAGAGCAAAGACGGTTCGGCCTATGAATTCAAGGGCGACCCGGTGGTAGAGAGCGACAAGATCGGCATCGCCGTACGCAAGGGCGACCCGCTGCGCGAGCGCCTGAACAAAGCCCTGGCAGAGATCAAGGCAGACGGCACCTACAAGAAGATCAACGACAAGTACTTCCCGTTCAGCATCGAATGA
- a CDS encoding ABC transporter ATP-binding protein: MAEATPALEIRNLHKRYGELEVLKGISLTARDGDVISILGSSGSGKSTFLRCINLLENPHQGQILVAGEELKLKAAKNGELFAADGKQINRLRSEIGFVFQNFNLWPHMSILDNIIEAPRRVLGQSKAEAIEVAEALLAKVGIADKRHAYPAQLSGGQQQRAAIARTLAMQPKVILFDEPTSALDPEMVQEVLNVIRALAEEGRTMLLVTHEMGFARQVSSEVVFLHQGLVEEQGSPQQVFDNPLSARCKQFMSSNR; the protein is encoded by the coding sequence ATGGCCGAGGCCACGCCCGCGCTTGAAATCCGCAACTTGCATAAACGCTATGGTGAGCTGGAGGTACTCAAGGGTATCTCGCTGACCGCTCGCGACGGCGATGTGATCTCGATCCTGGGCTCCTCAGGTTCCGGCAAGTCTACCTTCCTGCGCTGCATCAACCTGCTGGAAAACCCGCATCAGGGGCAGATCCTGGTGGCCGGTGAAGAACTCAAGCTCAAGGCCGCAAAAAACGGCGAATTGTTTGCCGCCGACGGCAAGCAGATCAACCGCCTGCGCAGCGAAATCGGTTTTGTGTTTCAAAACTTTAACCTGTGGCCGCACATGAGCATCCTCGACAACATCATCGAGGCCCCCCGCCGTGTACTCGGCCAGAGCAAGGCCGAGGCAATAGAAGTGGCGGAGGCCCTGCTGGCCAAGGTGGGCATCGCTGACAAGCGCCACGCCTACCCGGCGCAACTGTCCGGTGGTCAGCAACAACGCGCCGCCATTGCGCGTACGTTGGCCATGCAGCCTAAAGTCATTCTGTTCGATGAACCGACGTCGGCGCTTGACCCGGAAATGGTCCAGGAAGTACTTAATGTGATCCGCGCGCTGGCCGAAGAAGGCCGCACCATGCTGCTGGTCACCCACGAAATGGGCTTCGCCCGCCAAGTGTCCAGCGAAGTGGTGTTTCTGCACCAGGGCCTGGTCGAAGAGCAAGGATCGCCACAGCAGGTGTTCGACAACCCGCTTTCGGCGCGCTGCAAACAATTCATGTCCAGCAACCGCTAA
- the gabP gene encoding GABA permease has product MSSTQSSNDLEQGLKPRHVTMLSIAGVIGAGLFVGSGHAIAAAGPAVLLAYAAAGTLVVLVMRMLAEMAVASPDTGSFSTYADRAIGHWAGFTIGWLYWWFWVLVIPLEANAAATILHAWFPDVAIWAFTLIITLLLTATNLFSVKNYGEFEFWFALIKVVAIVGFVILGLAAIFGFLPTSQVSGVSHLFDTQGFMPNGMGAVLAAILTTMFSFMGTEIVTIAAAESKNPGQQITKATNSVIWRIGLFYLLSIFIVVSLVPWNDPTLAAVGSYQTVLERMGIPNAKLIVDLVVLVAVTSCLNSALYTASRMLFSLGRRGDAPAVAKRTNKSGTPYWAVLLSTGAAFLAVFANYVAPAAVFEFLLASSGAIALLVYLVIAVSQLRMRQKRTAAGEKIVFKMWLFPGLTYAVMVFIVGTLTIMLFQEAHRVEIIATGILSLLVVLAGLFVASRRKAQRVGAPVLN; this is encoded by the coding sequence ATGAGTAGTACGCAAAGCTCCAATGACCTCGAACAGGGGCTCAAACCGCGGCATGTCACCATGCTGTCGATTGCCGGCGTCATCGGCGCCGGTTTGTTTGTCGGCTCCGGCCACGCGATTGCCGCCGCCGGCCCGGCCGTGCTGTTGGCCTATGCGGCTGCCGGTACGCTGGTGGTACTGGTGATGCGCATGCTCGCCGAAATGGCGGTTGCGTCGCCGGACACAGGCTCGTTCTCCACGTACGCCGACCGCGCAATCGGCCACTGGGCCGGTTTCACTATCGGCTGGTTGTACTGGTGGTTCTGGGTGCTGGTGATTCCGCTGGAAGCCAACGCGGCGGCGACCATCCTGCATGCCTGGTTCCCCGACGTGGCGATCTGGGCCTTTACCCTGATCATTACCCTGCTGCTGACCGCAACCAACCTGTTCAGCGTGAAGAACTACGGTGAGTTCGAGTTCTGGTTTGCGCTGATCAAGGTCGTGGCGATCGTGGGCTTCGTCATCCTTGGCCTGGCGGCGATTTTCGGCTTTCTGCCCACCAGCCAGGTCAGCGGCGTATCGCACCTGTTCGACACCCAGGGCTTTATGCCTAACGGCATGGGCGCGGTGCTGGCGGCGATCCTGACCACCATGTTCTCGTTCATGGGCACTGAGATCGTCACCATTGCCGCCGCGGAGTCGAAGAACCCCGGCCAGCAAATCACCAAGGCCACCAACTCGGTGATCTGGCGGATTGGTTTGTTCTATCTCTTGTCGATCTTCATCGTTGTGTCCCTGGTGCCTTGGAATGATCCGACACTGGCTGCCGTAGGTTCCTACCAGACCGTGCTCGAGCGCATGGGCATTCCGAATGCCAAGCTGATCGTCGACCTAGTGGTATTGGTGGCCGTGACCAGTTGCCTCAACTCGGCGCTGTACACCGCCTCGCGCATGCTGTTCTCCCTGGGCCGTCGTGGTGATGCGCCGGCTGTGGCCAAGCGCACCAATAAAAGCGGTACGCCTTACTGGGCGGTGTTGCTGTCCACCGGCGCTGCGTTCCTGGCGGTATTTGCCAACTATGTGGCACCGGCGGCGGTGTTTGAATTTCTGCTGGCCAGTTCCGGCGCGATTGCCTTGCTGGTGTACCTGGTGATTGCCGTGTCGCAGCTGCGCATGCGTCAGAAGCGTACGGCGGCGGGTGAGAAGATCGTCTTCAAGATGTGGCTGTTCCCGGGCCTGACCTACGCGGTGATGGTGTTTATCGTCGGTACATTGACCATCATGCTGTTCCAGGAAGCCCATCGGGTCGAAATCATCGCGACGGGCATTCTGAGCTTGCTGGTGGTGTTGGCGGGGCTGTTTGTTGCCAGTCGTCGCAAGGCCCAGAGAGTGGGCGCCCCCGTACTGAACTGA
- a CDS encoding arsenic resistance protein, whose amino-acid sequence MTRDTLEHNQIPLYFAAILLAALWGVFAPSFAQGLSVLITPAIAMLMYAMFLQIPFLDLRRGWGSKRFMLALLLANFLLVPLLVWALTRGLLGHPALLVGALLVLLTPCIDYVVVFTHIGKGDSRLMLAATPLLLLVQLALLPVYLGLMLGAQSAVVIAVAPFIEAFLLLIALPMVLAALTALFARRSLLISRWNSAWAWLPVPAMALVLFVVIGSQITSVIRDISALLPVLPIYAGFALLAPLMGMLAARLFALPAATARAVTFSASTRNSLVVLPLALALPEGVRGLAATAVILQTLVELVAQLIYIRLIPALVWPASR is encoded by the coding sequence ATGACCCGCGACACCCTTGAGCACAACCAGATTCCCCTCTACTTTGCAGCCATCCTGCTGGCCGCGCTCTGGGGTGTATTTGCGCCGTCGTTTGCTCAGGGCCTCAGCGTACTGATCACCCCCGCCATCGCGATGTTGATGTACGCGATGTTCCTGCAAATCCCTTTCCTCGACCTGCGCCGGGGCTGGGGCAGCAAGCGCTTTATGCTGGCGTTGCTGCTGGCCAATTTCCTCCTGGTGCCCTTGTTGGTATGGGCGCTGACCCGGGGCCTGCTGGGGCATCCCGCGCTGCTGGTGGGCGCGTTGCTGGTATTGCTGACGCCCTGTATCGATTACGTGGTGGTGTTTACCCACATTGGCAAAGGTGACTCGCGGTTGATGCTGGCCGCTACGCCGTTACTGTTACTCGTGCAATTGGCACTGCTGCCGGTGTACCTGGGGTTGATGCTGGGAGCGCAATCGGCGGTGGTGATCGCGGTCGCGCCGTTTATCGAAGCGTTCCTGTTGTTGATTGCGCTGCCAATGGTGCTGGCCGCGTTGACTGCATTGTTCGCGCGACGGTCACTGTTGATCAGTCGGTGGAACAGCGCCTGGGCCTGGTTGCCGGTGCCGGCGATGGCCCTCGTGCTGTTTGTAGTGATCGGGTCGCAGATTACATCAGTGATTCGGGATATCAGCGCATTGCTGCCAGTGCTCCCCATCTACGCAGGCTTCGCACTGCTGGCGCCGCTGATGGGGATGTTGGCCGCGCGGCTGTTCGCGTTGCCGGCGGCAACGGCGCGTGCGGTGACGTTCAGCGCATCCACCCGCAATTCACTGGTGGTGCTGCCCCTGGCGCTGGCGTTGCCTGAAGGCGTGCGCGGGTTGGCCGCGACGGCGGTCATCCTGCAAACATTGGTCGAACTGGTTGCGCAGTTGATCTACATCCGCCTGATCCCGGCCCTGGTATGGCCCGCCAGTCGGTAA